A stretch of DNA from Doryrhamphus excisus isolate RoL2022-K1 chromosome 6, RoL_Dexc_1.0, whole genome shotgun sequence:
gcatgaagttgttcattgttgtgtgtgtgtgttagataaacaaataagtaagtttgatgatGACATGCATTCAAAGTTTTTTCAAGATAATTTACATGAAATGGTCTTACATGGTACTGTGACTAATGAGTGTGTTTTCTGAGCTGTATGAGTCTGCAATTTGTTAACTGGAAGCAATGACTATGTTAGAAAGCCTATAATTTTGCACATGTAagtaaatttatgctttcaCTAATAATGTGTCTTCTTCGGGCATTGTGgccactttgtttgacggtccttgacCGCACCATGTGTGATGCAGATTGAGACTTGTGTATGAAATTCTCAAGACGATGCAGACATTTTCTATTCTTCCTTTCACCCCATCCTTCTTCACAAATGTTAATGCTGTGTGTAAATGCACAGAAGTGAGGTTTAATGTTAGCTCTGTGCTGctgtacatgtttgttttgtgcatAATTTCATGCTTTATGTACTCATATGAGTAATAAGCCTCATATTGAATTATTTCCTTATTGACTTGTGTACATTGTGTGCctttgttttcataattatttgtAATGATTCCATTACATGTAAGGGTAGTTGTGTTGTACTGACTATTTAGTTACTGAGATCACAGTTCACCACACTTTACCACAACTtgttatagtatataataacaataatagtcaataatatacagtaaataaattcaCCAAACAGACGACAAACCTGCCAGGAGATATCTTACCTCTCTAAAAGCCCATCAGTTTTAAATTAGTAGCCAACATGTGCAGTtgaaaaataagacacattattttacattatttttaatatataatgtcataatataaaatatttaataatatatcaaaGATGTTTCATTGTATGGTTTGTTTTTCAGTGTGCAAGAGTAGGGAGTACATGGCTTCCAGTCAAATGACTGAAGGGGTACACCCCTATAAAAAGTGTGGGAACCACTGATAcaggggatctttgacttgtgtttttgccatAGGTACTTCAAACCAGCAGCGTTCCTTTCACACAGAAGAGCGTTCCCCAACCACTAGTTTAGTCCCGTCCACAAGCCAGAACTGGGCCATGAAAGATTTTAAGCagcaatgataaaaaaaaaacagtgctccCGTCATAATAAGAATCATTTTGCTGTTAGTCCTTAAAGACTGTAAAGCACATGTGTCGTAGAAGGAGCTTTGAATACTCGATCCTTAGAAACAAGAGTGCTTGTCTAATCTTTGATTAGCGTTTTTTGCTGTCAGTCTGCAAAGCTCTCCTGTTATATGAAGGACCTTTGACAGcaacatccttaaaaacagcagggtgctcATGTCATATAGAGAGGTTCTTTGACTAGCCTTTTGCAGTGGTCCTAAAATCATCAAAGTGCCCCCCAACGGTCTATGTATGGGGTCGAACTGGGCCGCTGGATGCTTTCAGATGcaattattgaaaaataaataaaaaaaaatacatttgtagataattacataaaattttatctatctaaattttatacattttggaaatatgggccgtcgttttatttaaaaaataaatcctataattttttatgtttatgctgTCTGTTGACAGTTTGACGGTCCTTCAATGCACCATTGTGCCTGTGCTTTCCCCCATGCTACACAGATAGACTATACTATaaactatactgtatttgtaccatttttctttcaatgcttatttggtcccaaatgctgacACTATGTGGAAATACATAAAGGTAAGTTTTGAGGATGTTACGCAGTGATAATGTGCATACGGTAGTTGTTGGTGCACAACCTAACattaattcatgctagcacacGGCCTTTTACTACACACGTCAAATAGCGACGTAATAGTCTTCTCTCTGGAAAAACTCCAGGcttgtactggtggatggtgtgtctgtattcattttgtgcttttaatgtGACGTTGTTACTGTCTTAGTTTTATAGAACACATAAGTAAGCCACAATAGATTCCCCCCCACATGACTTTAGTGTAAGCCGCACCATCCCAAAAACACTTTTGCAAAGAACATGGGAGTAGAAGTAACATGGTGTGCTATATTGTTAGCAGTCAATTAACGGAGGTGAGTAGGATGTAATAGGTGTTAATAGGATGTAGTAAAAACGTCCTTACCAGTGATACCAGTCATCACAGTCGTCACATCCTATCATGGGGCTGCCGTCGTCTGGTTTGTCGCATCCAGGACAGATCCAGATCTGATTGCCCCATTCATCACGAATCTCATGTGGACGACACGCAATACTAACACGCAGTCTCTTTGCACCGTCATTGACATCTTTGAAGTGTGCACTCACCACATACGTGCTGACCGTCTCGGTGACGACGCTGCGAACGGGCGTTTTGAGGGAAGCGGCGGGAGACAGTAGAGGGGCCGGCGGGAGCAACGATGGGACAGGAGTTGGAGGCAACGGTGAGGGAGGTGGAGGCAGAGAAGGTATGACTGGGGAAAGGAtaggaggtggaggaggcgaCCGAGGGCGATTGCTGGGTGTGGACTTGGTAGCAGGGGGCTTGGGCACTGGTGTTTTTGGCTCCGAGTTTGGAACCACTTTGCTGATAACACTAGgtggagacagagagagagtaCACCATGATCAACTATTACATGTAATGAACAGTTAAttaatgtacatatattttaaaaaaaaactgcacatttGATCAGTTTTTTCTCAGCGagtaggctaacctagcatgaggtTGAAATGTGAATGTCATGTTAGCACTGTGGTTGACAGTGCTAAAATAGTGTTGCGTTTGTGTCCTTCCATTCCTCTCCTTAATGTTACGTTGCTGTGTGTCGTATACGGCTACTATTATATTGCTCAAATGTAgagttaaagtgtaaaaagtggcaaaaatgcataatagcGCTCCCTGGAGCCACAAAATCTGCAGGCATACACAAACAAAGCTCAGCTCATGGACACAAAGCACCATTCCCAGTAGGGCTTAGTAGAAGCAATTctaaactgtctaaattcctGTATCAAGGTTAAATGTTAGACATTacacttccaaaaaaaaacatatggtaATGATGGAATTGCGCCTGTATGAGCACATAAGCATCCACATCTCTAATCAATGTGCATTTCCCCCCACCAGTTATCAAAAACTGTCACTTTGCACTATAGAGATAAACACAAGGACTCAAAGCAACCTAGCAAATTTAAGTCCTGGGTATTTGCTTGATTTGCTATATTACATATATGGCTATGCAATCATAGCTTATGCTAGTTATAGAAGAGATGATGGAATGATGTAAACGCTTACATTTTGTCTTGCCCTGCTCCCACTCGAAGCGTCAATCTGGGAATGACAGGAGAAGGAACCACGACTGGAGTGTCCACCTTTACCTGTGAAAACAACCGTTACGTGTACCGCAAAACACACAATTAGATaaaatcccaacaaaacataccTTTTCCAATCGAATCCtctccttctctttctccttttccttctcccgtttttctttctctctctccttttCCTTTCTCTTTTCCTCCTTCTCCCGCTCCTTTTCCTTGGCCTTCTCTCGCTCCTTGTCCTTCTCcttgtctttcttcttctttttctccttCTTGTCTTTCTTCTTGTCTTTCTCCTTGCTCTTCCCATCCTTGCTATCCTGGAGGATAGGGACCATGGGGGGAAGACGCAGGCAGGAGGAGGGGCTAAAGAGGGCGGAGACCTCCCCCAAAGCGATGGGGTCCAGGGCAGCTTGTTTCTGCCTGTCGTCCTTGCTCTTGTCTTTGCCCTTGTCTTTCTTCTCCTTGTCCTTCTTACTCTTTTCCTTGTCCTTCTTTTTGTCCTTGTGTTTCTCCTTCTCTTTCTTCGGGCCTTCTCCCTCTCTGGATTTGATCTTGATGGAGCCCTCAGGCAGACTGAAGTCTCGCTGACTCAAGTGCTCGTCATCCTTCATACCAAACTCCTTCCACAGAAGATTGCCATCCTTGGAAAAGTCCTTGTTCTTCTCCCTGTTCTTGTCCTTGTTCTTTTCTTTCAGCTTGCTCTTGTCCTTCTCCCGCTCCTTGTCTTTGGGTTTGTCCTTCTCCTTTTTCTTCTGTTTCGTCTTGAGCTCTTTCTTCAGCTTCTTCTTGACGTCCACCGGTGACACAAATATGCTTTTCTCCTCAAAAACCTTCAGCAGAGGTTCAGGCGTCGGAGGCGAAGCCGACCCGGACGAGACATATTCTTCGTGATTGGGCGGCTGGTGCACCTTTCGGATCACCTCGTTGATCGAGTCATCCATGGTCCACTTTCCCTGGCCGGGGTGAAGCTGCATATGAAGCGGTGTCGATATATCTCTGGCGGAAATGCCGGCAGCTCCCATCGGCGCTTTGGGTGTCATCGGCTCCATAATGGTCAGTCTCCTGGGGCTGGAGAAGCTGTTGCTGTCAGAATCAGAGCCCGAGGAGAAGGCAAAGGGATCTGGATCTCGCTCGGAACATGCTCTGGCAATCACAGCGCTGATTGAATCATCGATGGCTGCGTTATCAGGCTCCATTTTAAGGAAGGAGCCCTCAGCCAACTCCTTGTCCTCCACATTCTGCCGCATGTGGATGTTCTCTTTCCCCATCCTCTCACTCAGCACAGATAACGGCAGCTTGTGCATGCTGTCTACCTTACCCTGAGGTGGAGGTGCTTTGCCCGGAACCATCTTGGGACTCTTGGGACTTTTAGGACTCTTTGTCCGACCTGGAGATTTTTTCCTCTCCTTAGAATGTTTGGGAGAGTGGATGGGACTGCCACCCCCTGAGGTAGCAATGAACCCTTTAGGGGACTTAGTCCTTTGTCTACCAGGTGATGAGACTTTGGGTTTTTTCCCAGGGGTGGCGAGGGCCTTCTGATCAGGATATTTTGGTATCATAGGCTGAGGTCTGAAGGAGGGCATGGCTCCTGAAGGTGCTTCAGGTGACATGGGGTCAAGGCTATCGTGAGAGGGCATTATGCCAGGAGGTACACGCTGAGGGTTGAGGGATGTTAGGGGCTCCCTAGGTTCCACACCCCATTCTGGGCTCAGGCCAGGAACCATTCTCGGCCGCTTGGATGTAGGCATCATGCCCATATCCGCATTGGGGCTGTCCAG
This window harbors:
- the taf3 gene encoding transcription initiation factor TFIID subunit 3 isoform X2; this encodes MPPLVSLQEEEEEEEVLPDMGTSAEAMQVALEEDEEEFEDDETVNDENHPLKRSLDSPNADMGMMPTSKRPRMVPGLSPEWGVEPREPLTSLNPQRVPPGIMPSHDSLDPMSPEAPSGAMPSFRPQPMIPKYPDQKALATPGKKPKVSSPGRQRTKSPKGFIATSGGGSPIHSPKHSKERKKSPGRTKSPKSPKSPKMVPGKAPPPQGKVDSMHKLPLSVLSERMGKENIHMRQNVEDKELAEGSFLKMEPDNAAIDDSISAVIARACSERDPDPFAFSSGSDSDSNSFSSPRRLTIMEPMTPKAPMGAAGISARDISTPLHMQLHPGQGKWTMDDSINEVIRKVHQPPNHEEYVSSGSASPPTPEPLLKVFEEKSIFVSPVDVKKKLKKELKTKQKKKEKDKPKDKEREKDKSKLKEKNKDKNREKNKDFSKDGNLLWKEFGMKDDEHLSQRDFSLPEGSIKIKSREGEGPKKEKEKHKDKKKDKEKSKKDKEKKDKGKDKSKDDRQKQAALDPIALGEVSALFSPSSCLRLPPMVPILQDSKDGKSKEKDKKKDKKEKKKKKDKEKDKEREKAKEKEREKEEKRKEKEREKEKREKEKEKEKERIRLEKVKVDTPVVVPSPVIPRLTLRVGAGQDKIVISKVVPNSEPKTPVPKPPATKSTPSNRPRSPPPPPILSPVIPSLPPPPSPLPPTPVPSLLPPAPLLSPAASLKTPVRSVVTETVSTYVIRDEWGNQIWICPGCDKPDDGSPMIGCDDCDDWYHWLCVGILTAPPADQQWFCVKCSSKKKDKKHKKRKHKLH
- the taf3 gene encoding transcription initiation factor TFIID subunit 3 isoform X1; amino-acid sequence: MCESYARSLLRVSVAQICQALGWDAVQLTACDLLSDVLHRYIQQMGRVCHRYSELYGRTDPVLEDVSQAFRLLGVSLTELDDYVNNLEPVAFPNQLPTFPVSKNNVLQFPLPGAFDVEERKDYIPDYMPPLVSLQEEEEEEEVLPDMGTSAEAMQVALEEDEEEFEDDETVNDENHPLKRSLDSPNADMGMMPTSKRPRMVPGLSPEWGVEPREPLTSLNPQRVPPGIMPSHDSLDPMSPEAPSGAMPSFRPQPMIPKYPDQKALATPGKKPKVSSPGRQRTKSPKGFIATSGGGSPIHSPKHSKERKKSPGRTKSPKSPKSPKMVPGKAPPPQGKVDSMHKLPLSVLSERMGKENIHMRQNVEDKELAEGSFLKMEPDNAAIDDSISAVIARACSERDPDPFAFSSGSDSDSNSFSSPRRLTIMEPMTPKAPMGAAGISARDISTPLHMQLHPGQGKWTMDDSINEVIRKVHQPPNHEEYVSSGSASPPTPEPLLKVFEEKSIFVSPVDVKKKLKKELKTKQKKKEKDKPKDKEREKDKSKLKEKNKDKNREKNKDFSKDGNLLWKEFGMKDDEHLSQRDFSLPEGSIKIKSREGEGPKKEKEKHKDKKKDKEKSKKDKEKKDKGKDKSKDDRQKQAALDPIALGEVSALFSPSSCLRLPPMVPILQDSKDGKSKEKDKKKDKKEKKKKKDKEKDKEREKAKEKEREKEEKRKEKEREKEKREKEKEKEKERIRLEKVKVDTPVVVPSPVIPRLTLRVGAGQDKIVISKVVPNSEPKTPVPKPPATKSTPSNRPRSPPPPPILSPVIPSLPPPPSPLPPTPVPSLLPPAPLLSPAASLKTPVRSVVTETVSTYVIRDEWGNQIWICPGCDKPDDGSPMIGCDDCDDWYHWLCVGILTAPPADQQWFCVKCSSKKKDKKHKKRKHKLH